DNA sequence from the Streptomyces tsukubensis genome:
CCGGTGGGCGGCGGAGATCAGCGGGCCGACGACCGTCGCCGGGTCCGCCGGATCGCCGACCGGGAGCTTCGCCGCGTACGCCGCCAGCATGCCGGTGATCCGCTCGTACACGCCCCGCTGCGCGAGCACCCGGGTCGGGGCCGTACAGATCTGCCCGCTGTAGAAGGAGAACGTCGTCCCGATCCCGGCGACCGCCGCGCCCAGGTCGGCGTCGTCGAAGACCAGGGCCGCGCCCTTGCCGCCCAGCTCCATCAGCTGGCGTTTCATCCCGCGCCCGCAGACCTCCGCGATCCGCCGGCCGACGGCGGTGGAGCCGGTGAAGCTGACCATGTCGACGCCGGGGGCTTCGACCGCCGCCTCCCCGGCTTCCGGGGACGAGCCGGTGACCACGTTCACCACGCCCGGCGGGACGCCCGCCTCCGCCAGGGCCGCCGCCAGCCGGAACACCGACAGCGGATCCTGCGGGGCGGGTTTGACGACGACCGTGTTCCCCATGGCCAGCGCCGGGGCGATCTTGCCCGCCGGATTGGCCCACGGGTTGTTGTAGGAGGTGATGCAGGTGACGACGCCGACCGGGCGGCGGACCGCGAGCGCGCCCAGCAGCCCGCCGCCGCCCATCGGCCCGGCGGGGGTGAGCTGCGGCGGCAGGGGCTGTTCGACCGGTTCCAGGGCGCCCCTGGCATAGCGGCGGAAGCGGGCCGCGGCGACGCCGACCTGCATGGCCCGCGCGGTCCCGGTGGTCGCCCCGCTCTCCCGCCGGGCCAGCTCCGCCGATTCCGCGGCGTCCCGCTGGATGATCCCGGCGGCCGTGTCCAGGATCCGGGCGCGCTCCTCGGGGCGGGTGCGCGACCAGGGCCCGAAGGCGTCCCGGGCGGCCGAGACCGCCTCGTACACCTGGGCGCGGCTCGCCTCCGGCGCGGACCCGACGGTCTCCCCGTTCGCCGGGTCGGTGATGGCGTACTGCCCGCCGTCGGGCTCCACCCACTCCCCGCCGATGAACAGCCGACCCGCCACGGGAGGGCCCTCCGGGCCCCTGGTGCCGGTCACCGGGTCGGCACCGTTCTCGTGTCCCGGCCGGACCGCAGCACGGTCCCCGGTACGGCTCCGGTCACCCGGTCGTCGCGGATCGTCTCGACCCCGTTGACCCGCACCGACACCACCCCGATCGCCTTCGCATCGAGCCGGGGGCTGCCGCCGGGCAGATCGTGGACGAGCTGTGCGGGCCCGGCGTCGATCCGTTCGGGGTCGAAGAGTACGAGGTCGGCGTGGTGGCCCTCGGTGATCCGGCCGCGTCCGCGCAGCCCGAACAGGCGGGCGGGATCGTCGGTGAGCATCCGGACCGCCGTCTCCAGCGGCACCAGCTTCCGGCCGCGCAGACAGTCCCCGATGAAGCGGGTGGTGTACGGGGCTCCGCACATCCGGTCCAGATGGGCGCCCGCGTCGGAGCCGCCGAGGAGCACGTCCTCGTGCTCCCAGGTGCGCCGCCGCAGCTCCCAGGAGGCGGGGTCGTTGTCGGTGGGCATCGGCCAGAGCACGGTCCGCAGTCCGTCGCGGGCGCAGATCTCGACCAGGCAGTGGAAGGGGTCCTGCCCGCGTTCGGCGGCGATATTGGCGACGACCCGGCCGGTGAGCCCCTCGTTCTCGGTGCTGTACGTGTCCCCGATGACGTACCGGGCGAAGTCCGCGAGCCGCCGGAACACCCCGGCCTCCGGGGAGTCGGCGCGGCGCAGCAGCTCCGCCCGTACCTCCGGATCGCGCAGTCGCGCGATCCGCTCCGGCACCGGGAGGCCGAGGACCTCGCCCCAGCCGGGGATCAGGTTGAGCGCGCAGAAGGTGCCGAGGGACATGTTCATGGGGGCGAGGATCGGCATGGTGAGGGCGACGATCCGGCCGCCCGCGGCCCGGGCCCGTTCGC
Encoded proteins:
- a CDS encoding N-acyl-D-amino-acid deacylase family protein, producing the protein MLDHLVRSATVVDGTGTSAYPADVGLRNGRIAVVAPPGTVTETARTTEDAAGLVLAPGFVDPHTHYDAQLFWDPYATPSLNHGVTTVAGGNCGFTLAPLHPARPADADYTRRMLARVEGMSLIALEEGAPWNWHTFGEYLDALEGRIAVNAGFMVGHCALRRHVMGEDAIGGRPTAEQLTAMVDLLHDALRAGAWGLSTTQSGTHSDGDGRPVASRHARPDELLALSRAVGAHEGTQLEAIVAGCLDRFSDDEIDLFVAMTAAAGRPLNWNVLTVDAAVPDRVPRQLLASERARAAGGRIVALTMPILAPMNMSLGTFCALNLIPGWGEVLGLPVPERIARLRDPEVRAELLRRADSPEAGVFRRLADFARYVIGDTYSTENEGLTGRVVANIAAERGQDPFHCLVEICARDGLRTVLWPMPTDNDPASWELRRRTWEHEDVLLGGSDAGAHLDRMCGAPYTTRFIGDCLRGRKLVPLETAVRMLTDDPARLFGLRGRGRITEGHHADLVLFDPERIDAGPAQLVHDLPGGSPRLDAKAIGVVSVRVNGVETIRDDRVTGAVPGTVLRSGRDTRTVPTR
- a CDS encoding aldehyde dehydrogenase family protein; its protein translation is MAGRLFIGGEWVEPDGGQYAITDPANGETVGSAPEASRAQVYEAVSAARDAFGPWSRTRPEERARILDTAAGIIQRDAAESAELARRESGATTGTARAMQVGVAAARFRRYARGALEPVEQPLPPQLTPAGPMGGGGLLGALAVRRPVGVVTCITSYNNPWANPAGKIAPALAMGNTVVVKPAPQDPLSVFRLAAALAEAGVPPGVVNVVTGSSPEAGEAAVEAPGVDMVSFTGSTAVGRRIAEVCGRGMKRQLMELGGKGAALVFDDADLGAAVAGIGTTFSFYSGQICTAPTRVLAQRGVYERITGMLAAYAAKLPVGDPADPATVVGPLISAAHRDRVESYVELGRKEGARLVTGGERPTGGALDRGCYTAPTLLADCTSGMRVVREEIFGPVVVVLPFDTEEEGIALASDSDYGLIDYVWSGDPARAFRVAGLLRSGGVGVNTVARHMEAPFGGFRMSGVGRDVGSYALHAYSEIQSLVWPGR